A single window of Pristis pectinata isolate sPriPec2 chromosome 8, sPriPec2.1.pri, whole genome shotgun sequence DNA harbors:
- the LOC127573800 gene encoding endothelin receptor type B-like produces MNTVVFCTLLLICLNVITHGQEESSKNTSNRNFISENLKPNRTSSSRPPRPTAVLSYKNGYQNPSKRPSEKASGSSTPPLCIKQTEIRHAFKYINSVVSCMIFVVGIIGNSTLLRIIYKNKCMRNGPNVLIASLALGDLLYILIDIPITIYKLLAVDWPFGVEVCKFVPFIQKASVGITVLSLCALSIDRYRAVASWSRVQGIGIPLKKALEVIAIWLISIVLAIPEAIGFNMVSIKYRGEELKVCLLHLYQPSGFMEFYKNVKDWWLFGFYFCLPLACTGIFYTLMTCEMLSRRNGMQIALNDHIKQRREVAKTVFCLVVIFAMCWLPLHLSRILKKTIYDEQDPNRCELLSFLLVLDYIGINMASLNSCINPVALYFVSQKFKNCFKSCLCCWCQRSTLSRPMDEKMAVVKWKANGHANGLDRSSSRFSNKYSSS; encoded by the exons ATGAACACTGTAGTGTTTTGCACACTTCTATTAATCTGCTTGAATGTTATCACTCATGGGCAAGAAGAATCTTCCAAAAATACATCCAATAggaattttatttcagaaaatttaAAGCCAAACAGAACTTCATCTTCAAGACCACCAAGACCTACTGCAGTTCTGTCGTACAAAAATGGATATCAAAATCCAAGTAAGAGACCCTCAGAGAAAGCATCTGGgtcttcaactcctcctctgtgtaTTAAGCAAACAGAAATACGACATGCTTTCAAATACATCAAttctgtggtctcctgcatgaTCTTTGTGGTGGGAATCATTGGAAATTCTACACTGCTCCGAATCATCTACAAGAACAAATGTATGAGAAATGGACCAAATGTCTTGATTGCCAGCCTAGCACTTGGAGATCTGCTCTACATCCTGATAGACATCCCAATTACCATTTACAAG CTACTGGCTGTAGACTGGCCTTTTGGAGTTGAAGTATGCAAGTTTGTACCATTTATCCAGAAGGCATCTGTTGGCATCACAGTCCTCAGTCTTTGTGCACTGAGCATTGATAG gtaCCGAGCAGTGGCCTCTTGGAGTCGTGTTCAGGGCATTGGCATTCCCTTGAAAAAAGCATTGGAAGTGATAGCCATTTGGTTGATCTCAATTGTCTTAGCAATTCCAGAAGCTATAGGGTTCAATATGGTTTCAATTAAGTATCGTGGAGAAGAACTTAAAGTGTGTCTACTCCACCTATACCAGCCATCAGGATTCATGGAG TTTTACAAGAATGTGAAAGATTGGTGGCTCTTTGGCTTTTACTTCTGCCTGCCTCTGGCTTGCACTGGTATATTTTACACTCTCATGACCTGTGAAATGCTGAGCAGAAGGAACGGGATGCAAATTGCTCTCAATGATCATATAAAGCAG CGACGTGAGGTAGCCAAAACAGTCTTCTGTCTGGTGGTTATCTTTGCGATGTGTTGGCTCCCACTGCATTTAAGCAGAATCTTGAAGAAAACTATTTACGATGAACAAGACCCCAATAGATGTGAACTACTCAG TTTTCTTCTAGTTCTGGATTATATTGGGATTAATATGGCTTCTCTTAACTCCTGCATAAATCCAGTCGCATTATACTTTGTCAGTCAAAAATTCAAGAACTGCTTCAAG TCCTGCTTGTGTTGTTGGTGTCAACGGTCAACTCTGAGCAGACCAATGGATGAGAAAATGGCTGTTGTCAAATGGAAAGCCAACGGCCATGCAAATGGCCTGGATCGGAGCAGTTCGCGCTTCAGTAACAAATACAGCTCATCTTga